A part of Solicola gregarius genomic DNA contains:
- the tsaE gene encoding tRNA (adenosine(37)-N6)-threonylcarbamoyltransferase complex ATPase subunit type 1 TsaE, which yields MTALNRHALNVLDATPDDAEAVLAVIRLSFGARPVLDPPSTAGDETIESVAAALEESGGLLVERRGKPIGAMLFDESRPRMLGFRRVSVDPDHQDRGVASAMVGVAEDTAEERGCDGIWLSVREELPDNVEFWTRRRYIPMRRNAEMMEFGKTLWLGRELPTAQSTRSFGEALATLLQPGDVLLMSGELGAGKTTLTQGIGAGLDIRGPVTSPTFVISRKHPNLGDGPPLQHVDAYRIGDSAELDDLDLDMATESSVTVVEWGEGKAEQLADSWLEVRLERRKGTVLDPLGTIVPEDSGEDMRVVTVKPHGKRWVWEPLRSTLLA from the coding sequence ATGACCGCGCTCAACCGGCACGCGCTGAACGTACTCGACGCAACCCCTGATGACGCCGAGGCAGTGCTCGCGGTGATCCGGCTGTCGTTCGGCGCGCGGCCGGTCCTCGACCCGCCGTCGACTGCCGGCGACGAGACGATCGAGTCGGTCGCGGCCGCGCTCGAGGAGTCCGGTGGCCTGCTCGTCGAGCGGCGTGGCAAGCCGATCGGGGCGATGCTGTTCGACGAGTCGCGGCCGCGGATGCTCGGCTTCCGCCGGGTGAGCGTCGATCCCGATCACCAGGACCGCGGTGTCGCGTCGGCAATGGTCGGCGTCGCCGAAGACACCGCCGAGGAACGCGGCTGCGACGGAATCTGGCTCAGCGTACGAGAGGAGCTGCCCGACAACGTCGAGTTCTGGACCCGTCGCCGCTACATCCCGATGCGGCGCAACGCCGAGATGATGGAGTTCGGGAAGACATTGTGGCTGGGCCGCGAGCTCCCGACCGCGCAGTCGACGCGGTCGTTCGGCGAGGCACTTGCGACGTTGCTGCAGCCGGGCGATGTGCTGCTGATGTCCGGCGAGCTCGGCGCCGGGAAGACGACGCTGACGCAGGGCATCGGTGCGGGGCTGGACATCCGCGGCCCCGTGACGTCGCCGACGTTCGTCATCTCCCGCAAGCATCCCAACCTCGGCGACGGCCCGCCGCTACAGCACGTCGACGCGTACCGCATCGGTGACTCCGCGGAGCTGGACGATCTCGACCTCGACATGGCCACCGAGTCGTCGGTCACCGTCGTCGAGTGGGGCGAGGGCAAGGCCGAACAGCTCGCCGACTCGTGGCTCGAGGTACGTCTCGAGCGCCGCAAGGGCACGGTGCTCGATCCGCTCGGCACGATCGTGCCCGAGGACTCCGGTGAGGACATGCGGGTCGTCACGGTCAAGCCGCATGGCAAGCGCTGGGTGTGGGAGCCGCTGCGCTCGACGCTGCTCGCCTGA
- the tsaB gene encoding tRNA (adenosine(37)-N6)-threonylcarbamoyltransferase complex dimerization subunit type 1 TsaB, with protein sequence MLLLAFDTASPAITVALHDGNDVLAATDSVDAMRHGELLAPGIQRVLAEAGADRRDLTDVAVGVGPGPYTGLRVGVVTARTLAAALSVALHSVCSLDIIAAAVPAGSPFVVATDARRKEVYWARYDATGARVTGPDVARPDALDHPTAMPAYGRGAKLYADALPYAGGPLDPDARVLAEAVAHDRVREVDPEPMYLRRPDATPPGSVNERPDDRSRHRHRPGRARRDRAPVLRRRRVV encoded by the coding sequence GTGCTGCTCCTCGCGTTCGACACCGCCTCGCCGGCGATCACCGTCGCCCTGCACGATGGCAACGATGTCCTCGCGGCGACCGACTCGGTCGATGCCATGCGACACGGCGAGCTGCTCGCGCCCGGCATCCAACGCGTACTGGCAGAGGCGGGGGCCGATCGCCGCGACCTCACCGACGTCGCTGTCGGCGTCGGGCCGGGGCCGTACACCGGACTGCGGGTAGGCGTCGTCACCGCGCGTACGCTCGCGGCGGCGCTGTCGGTCGCCTTGCACAGCGTGTGTTCGCTCGACATCATCGCTGCGGCGGTGCCCGCGGGCAGCCCGTTCGTGGTCGCGACCGACGCTCGCCGCAAGGAGGTCTACTGGGCGCGCTACGACGCGACCGGGGCGCGGGTCACCGGCCCCGACGTCGCTCGGCCGGACGCGCTCGACCACCCGACCGCCATGCCTGCGTACGGTCGCGGGGCGAAGCTGTACGCCGACGCGCTGCCGTACGCCGGCGGCCCGCTCGACCCCGACGCGCGCGTGCTCGCCGAGGCCGTCGCGCACGATCGCGTCCGCGAGGTCGACCCGGAGCCGATGTACCTCCGTCGCCCCGATGCGACGCCGCCGGGGAGCGTAAACGAGCGACCGGATGATCGCTCGCGCCACCGGCACCGACCTGGCCGCGCTCGTCGAGATCGAGCGCCTGTGCTTCGGCGCCGACGCGTGGTCTGA
- a CDS encoding CocE/NonD family hydrolase, whose translation MRTTRLLGSLTLAGAMLVAAGVTSTGPTSAEPSAPVSRSPHGPRYDIVVTKDVPITMPDGRVLRANIHAPADPETGKPASGPFPVIVGQTPYGKSGDQGSPGYSGLNPYLVKRGYIGVVVDVAGTGGSEGQSQLFGKSEARDGREVVEWAADLPHSNGKVGLLGISYLAIDQLFTAGAVGRHSPLKAIFPMAASIDPYRDLFTSGGVVNLESSLGLIAAYFGVRTTTPFSERPKNPLDALRLSLQHALAGIPFELKTGLDVLLQGDRVYDGSYWHERAPERVLRRIVRNNVAVYLVGGQWDVFQRGEPLLYSGLQNAAAGRPVTAPMAPGQKADPRFQLLTGPWTHANPGAGARLNRLQLRWFDRWLKGRKTGILDTRKPLHVIEPGGKTYDAARYPLTGAPTKRLYLEPDGALGGKPAPADGGGDHVVFTGLSPLCTRSTDQWAAGALGDLLAGTPFDCTKQRFPPGPEPGEVAYATRPLKKATTLAGPIGVTLRARSTRPETMFVVRLDDVAPDGTVTELTGGAQLGSQRALDRRRSWRSDKRAGYALPYHPMTRAAQRPVTPGKVTRYDIEVRPAFLTVPAGHRLRMTIGTGDLPHLLPPPLRLPQLLLGVYDVRHEAGAQSWVDLPIRR comes from the coding sequence ATGCGTACGACTCGTCTGCTCGGATCCCTCACCCTCGCCGGGGCAATGCTGGTTGCCGCCGGGGTCACCTCCACCGGGCCCACGTCGGCCGAACCGTCGGCCCCCGTGAGTCGGTCACCTCACGGGCCGAGGTACGACATCGTGGTGACCAAGGACGTCCCGATCACGATGCCCGACGGTCGGGTGCTGCGCGCCAATATCCACGCACCCGCCGACCCCGAGACGGGAAAGCCGGCGTCGGGGCCGTTCCCGGTCATCGTCGGACAGACCCCGTACGGCAAGTCCGGCGACCAGGGCTCACCGGGCTACAGCGGGCTCAACCCGTACCTCGTCAAGCGCGGCTACATCGGCGTCGTCGTCGACGTCGCCGGCACCGGTGGCTCCGAGGGACAGTCGCAGCTGTTCGGGAAGTCCGAGGCGCGCGACGGGCGCGAGGTCGTCGAGTGGGCCGCCGACCTGCCGCACAGCAACGGCAAGGTGGGGCTGCTCGGCATCTCCTACCTCGCCATCGACCAGCTCTTCACCGCCGGCGCGGTCGGCCGGCACTCGCCGTTGAAGGCGATCTTCCCGATGGCGGCGTCGATCGACCCGTACCGTGACCTGTTCACCAGCGGCGGCGTCGTGAACCTCGAGTCATCGCTCGGCCTGATCGCCGCGTACTTCGGCGTGCGGACGACAACGCCGTTCTCCGAGCGGCCGAAGAACCCGCTCGATGCGCTGCGGCTCAGCCTGCAGCATGCGCTCGCGGGCATTCCGTTCGAGCTCAAGACCGGGCTCGACGTGCTGCTCCAGGGCGATCGCGTCTACGACGGCTCGTACTGGCACGAGCGGGCACCCGAGCGGGTGCTGCGCCGGATCGTACGAAACAACGTCGCGGTCTACCTCGTCGGCGGGCAGTGGGACGTGTTCCAGCGGGGCGAGCCGCTGCTCTACAGCGGACTGCAGAACGCCGCGGCCGGGCGACCGGTGACAGCGCCGATGGCGCCGGGACAGAAGGCGGATCCGAGGTTCCAGCTGCTCACCGGACCGTGGACGCACGCGAATCCGGGAGCGGGTGCGCGCCTCAACCGCCTTCAGCTGCGCTGGTTCGACCGTTGGCTCAAGGGACGCAAGACCGGAATCCTCGACACCCGCAAGCCCCTCCATGTGATCGAGCCGGGCGGGAAGACGTACGACGCCGCGCGCTATCCGCTCACGGGCGCGCCCACGAAGAGGCTGTACCTCGAGCCCGATGGTGCGCTCGGAGGCAAGCCGGCGCCGGCGGACGGCGGTGGCGACCACGTCGTGTTCACCGGGCTGTCGCCGTTGTGTACGCGCTCGACCGACCAGTGGGCGGCCGGCGCGCTCGGCGACCTGCTCGCGGGAACGCCGTTCGACTGCACGAAGCAGCGCTTCCCGCCGGGCCCGGAGCCGGGCGAGGTGGCGTACGCGACCAGGCCGCTGAAGAAGGCGACCACGCTCGCGGGACCGATCGGGGTGACGCTGCGCGCGCGGTCGACCCGGCCCGAGACGATGTTCGTCGTACGACTCGACGACGTCGCGCCGGATGGCACGGTCACGGAGCTCACCGGCGGCGCACAGCTGGGATCGCAGCGCGCGCTCGACCGTAGGCGCAGCTGGCGCTCCGACAAGCGTGCCGGGTACGCGCTGCCGTACCACCCGATGACGCGCGCGGCGCAGCGTCCGGTCACTCCCGGCAAGGTGACGCGCTACGACATCGAGGTCCGCCCGGCGTTCCTGACGGTGCCGGCGGGTCATCGGCTCCGCATGACGATCGGCACCGGCGACCTGCCCCACCTGCTCCCGCCGCCGTTGCGCCTACCGCAGCTGCTCCTCGGTGTGTACGACGTGCGCCACGAGGCAGGGGCGCAGTCCTGGGTCGACCTGCCGATCCGGCGCTAG
- a CDS encoding SLC13 family permease, protein MSESNPIGRAATYRTFDEVQETLSPAEQRFERGRRTIGLIAGPLVGIVVYLLCAPLDAPQQRLAGILSFVIIYWISEAIPIPVTSMLAMCLIVVTNVAPADDVFALFGNSTLFVFIGGFIIAESMRKHGLDRRFAFAMLKLPWVGDSTVRIIVVFGVITALLSGFVSNTATAAMMMPIAAGMVGFLANLLVTQSGEHADPNRLRFATALMLMTAYGASVGGLLTPVGSPPNLIGREFIEQNTDESIPFFTWMVLAFPLVVLMFLALCFLLVRLNKPEAKRIEGVEQYVRDEHAKLGTMGAGGRNTLIAFGVAVALWVFPGVVALFTGGEGEFYDEVAAHLDEGAVAIIAASLLFVLPIDWSRRKFTITWNDAARIDWGTILLFGSGIALGGLLGSTGLAKTMGDEISDLLGVSSLLGLTILATVIAVVISETTSNTASVGVVVPIIIPLADAAGVNPVIPALAAVFGASFGFMLPVSTPPNAIVYGTGMVPITKMVRSGIVFDLVGIVIIVAGVMGMATLLDLG, encoded by the coding sequence ATGTCAGAGTCCAACCCGATCGGTCGCGCCGCGACGTACCGCACCTTCGACGAGGTGCAGGAGACGTTGAGTCCGGCCGAGCAACGCTTCGAGCGCGGCCGCCGCACGATCGGTCTGATCGCCGGCCCCCTCGTGGGGATCGTCGTGTACCTCCTGTGCGCGCCGCTGGACGCGCCGCAGCAGCGCCTCGCCGGCATCCTCAGCTTCGTCATCATCTACTGGATCTCCGAGGCGATTCCGATCCCGGTGACGTCGATGCTCGCGATGTGCCTGATCGTGGTGACGAACGTCGCGCCGGCGGACGACGTCTTCGCGCTGTTCGGGAACTCGACGCTCTTCGTGTTCATCGGCGGGTTCATCATCGCGGAGTCGATGCGCAAACACGGGCTCGACCGGCGATTCGCGTTCGCGATGCTGAAGCTGCCGTGGGTCGGCGACTCGACCGTTCGCATCATCGTCGTGTTCGGCGTCATCACCGCGTTGTTGAGCGGATTCGTGTCGAATACGGCGACCGCCGCGATGATGATGCCGATCGCTGCCGGCATGGTCGGGTTCCTGGCCAACCTCCTCGTCACCCAGTCGGGCGAGCATGCGGATCCCAACCGCTTGCGCTTCGCGACCGCGCTGATGCTCATGACCGCGTACGGCGCGAGCGTGGGCGGACTGCTCACGCCGGTCGGCAGCCCGCCGAACCTGATCGGCCGCGAGTTCATCGAGCAGAACACCGACGAGTCGATCCCGTTCTTCACCTGGATGGTGCTCGCGTTCCCGCTGGTCGTCCTGATGTTCCTTGCGCTGTGCTTCCTGCTCGTCCGGTTGAACAAGCCCGAGGCCAAGCGGATCGAAGGCGTCGAGCAGTACGTACGCGACGAACACGCGAAGCTCGGCACGATGGGCGCCGGCGGGCGCAACACCCTGATCGCGTTCGGTGTCGCGGTCGCCTTGTGGGTGTTCCCCGGCGTGGTCGCGTTGTTCACCGGCGGCGAGGGCGAGTTCTACGACGAGGTCGCCGCGCACCTCGACGAGGGTGCGGTCGCGATCATCGCCGCCAGTCTGTTGTTCGTGCTGCCGATCGACTGGTCGCGACGCAAGTTCACCATCACCTGGAACGACGCCGCCCGCATCGACTGGGGAACGATCCTGCTGTTCGGCTCGGGAATCGCGCTCGGCGGGCTGCTCGGCTCGACCGGGCTCGCGAAGACGATGGGTGACGAGATCAGCGACCTACTGGGAGTTTCGTCCCTGCTCGGCCTGACGATCCTCGCGACGGTGATCGCCGTGGTCATCAGCGAGACGACGAGCAACACGGCCAGCGTCGGCGTCGTCGTACCGATCATCATCCCGCTCGCCGACGCAGCCGGCGTCAACCCGGTGATCCCTGCCCTGGCCGCGGTCTTCGGTGCCTCGTTCGGCTTTATGCTGCCGGTGTCGACGCCGCCGAACGCGATCGTCTACGGCACCGGCATGGTGCCGATCACCAAGATGGTGCGCTCGGGCATCGTGTTCGACCTGGTCGGCATCGTGATCATCGTCGCGGGCGTGATGGGCATGGCGACCCTGCTCGACCTCGGCTGA
- a CDS encoding DinB family protein, with product MRFLPEPSDQLSDPAELLPAYLDFYRSTLLAKLDGLSDDDLRRSILPSGWTPLELLKHLTYVERRWLVWGFEAEPVDAPWGDHDPDTERWHVDADETLHGLRAEFLDQCERSRSIVAAADLGDRASVGGRFATVDEAPYLSWILFHLVQEYARHVGHLDVVRELLDGSTGE from the coding sequence GTGCGATTTCTTCCGGAGCCGTCCGACCAGCTGAGCGATCCGGCCGAGCTGTTGCCGGCGTACCTCGACTTCTACCGTTCGACCCTGCTGGCCAAGCTCGACGGGCTGTCCGACGACGACCTACGCCGCAGCATCCTGCCGTCGGGCTGGACGCCGCTGGAGCTGCTCAAGCACCTTACGTACGTTGAGCGGCGCTGGCTGGTGTGGGGATTCGAGGCAGAGCCGGTCGACGCGCCGTGGGGTGACCACGACCCCGACACCGAACGCTGGCACGTCGACGCCGACGAGACCCTTCACGGGTTACGCGCCGAGTTCCTCGACCAGTGCGAACGTTCCCGGTCGATCGTCGCCGCTGCCGACCTCGGCGACCGGGCGAGTGTCGGTGGGCGATTCGCAACCGTCGACGAGGCGCCGTACCTGAGCTGGATCCTGTTCCATCTCGTGCAGGAGTACGCCCGCCACGTCGGTCACCTCGACGTCGTACGCGAGCTGCTGGACGGCTCGACGGGGGAGTGA
- a CDS encoding helix-turn-helix transcriptional regulator: MREASPLDELADAAYAHAEIAFEYESEGERGVRRVEPYRIVVHKSRSSLLTWDIERDDWRTFRIDRMSGLERATTFEPREIPDDSAAIHQLDSTPPIRTVLRFDASPSTVADRLLTQEVELESLGPERCRALVWGHSYQWLAAVVLSMGVDFGIDEPDDFRRHCETLRDRLDRALRN; encoded by the coding sequence ATGCGTGAGGCTTCGCCGCTCGACGAGCTCGCCGATGCGGCGTACGCCCATGCCGAGATCGCCTTCGAGTACGAATCCGAGGGCGAGCGCGGCGTTCGCCGCGTGGAGCCGTACCGCATCGTCGTGCACAAGTCGCGTTCGTCCCTGCTCACGTGGGACATCGAGCGCGACGACTGGCGTACGTTTCGGATCGACCGGATGTCGGGCCTCGAGCGGGCGACGACGTTCGAGCCACGGGAGATCCCCGACGACTCCGCCGCGATCCACCAGCTCGACTCGACTCCGCCGATCCGAACGGTACTCCGGTTCGATGCCAGTCCCTCGACGGTCGCCGATCGCCTACTGACCCAAGAGGTCGAGCTCGAGTCGCTCGGCCCCGAGCGTTGTCGGGCGCTCGTATGGGGACACTCCTACCAGTGGCTGGCCGCCGTCGTGCTGTCGATGGGTGTCGACTTCGGCATCGACGAGCCGGACGACTTCCGCCGTCACTGCGAGACGCTCCGAGACCGCCTCGACCGTGCCCTCCGGAACTAG
- a CDS encoding aldo/keto reductase: MTEMRYRPLGDSGLMVSVVGVGCNAFGDRIDQAQTNAVVDAAIDAGITLFDTADTYGIGQSETMLGKALGSRRDDVVVATKFGMDMQGANGPDWGARASRRYARRAVEASLRRLGTDHIDLYQLHTPDLVTPIEETLEAMSDFVAEGKVRYLGCSNFTAWQLIDADWAARTAGAQRFISAQNEYSLYNRTAELELVPAAEQIGVSVLPYFPLAYGLLTGKYGRGEAAPTGSRLGLERQSHRLDSADFDRVEALEAYANERGIGILDVAIGGLAAQPTVGSVIAGATRPEQVDANVRAGAWEPTAADLAALDSINDPAHRFSYTTYAP; encoded by the coding sequence ATGACTGAGATGCGTTACCGCCCGCTGGGCGACAGTGGCCTGATGGTGTCGGTGGTCGGTGTCGGATGCAACGCGTTCGGCGACCGGATCGACCAGGCACAGACGAACGCCGTCGTCGACGCGGCGATCGACGCAGGCATCACGCTGTTCGACACCGCCGACACGTACGGGATCGGCCAGAGCGAGACCATGCTCGGCAAGGCGCTCGGCTCCCGCCGCGACGATGTCGTGGTGGCGACGAAGTTCGGCATGGACATGCAGGGCGCCAACGGGCCCGACTGGGGCGCGCGCGCATCGCGCCGGTACGCACGCCGCGCCGTCGAGGCGAGCCTGCGCCGACTCGGCACCGACCACATCGATCTCTACCAGCTGCACACACCCGATCTCGTGACGCCGATCGAGGAGACGCTCGAGGCCATGAGCGACTTCGTCGCGGAGGGCAAGGTCCGCTATCTCGGTTGCTCCAACTTCACCGCGTGGCAGCTGATCGACGCCGACTGGGCCGCACGTACGGCCGGCGCACAGCGGTTCATCTCGGCGCAGAACGAGTACTCGCTGTACAACCGCACGGCCGAGCTCGAACTCGTACCCGCCGCCGAGCAGATCGGCGTGAGCGTGCTGCCGTACTTCCCGCTCGCGTACGGGCTCCTCACGGGCAAGTACGGCCGCGGTGAGGCCGCCCCGACGGGTTCGCGGCTCGGGCTCGAGCGGCAGAGCCACCGGCTCGACAGCGCCGATTTCGACCGCGTCGAGGCGCTCGAGGCGTACGCGAACGAGCGCGGCATCGGCATCCTCGACGTCGCGATCGGCGGGTTGGCCGCGCAGCCGACCGTGGGGAGCGTGATCGCGGGCGCGACCCGACCGGAACAGGTCGACGCGAACGTACGCGCCGGCGCCTGGGAGCCGACCGCAGCGGACCTGGCCGCGCTCGACTCGATCAACGATCCCGCGCACCGCTTCTCGTACACGACCTACGCACCTTGA
- the rimI gene encoding ribosomal protein S18-alanine N-acetyltransferase gives MIARATGTDLAALVEIERLCFGADAWSETLVRAELDALSRSVLVAREESVVVGYASVMATGDLADLQRVAVRPDRRGRGYGRRLLDEAMRVATLGGADRILLEVAADNGPAIALYRAAGFEELDRRVGYYGAGRDALVLRVDLDAR, from the coding sequence ATGATCGCTCGCGCCACCGGCACCGACCTGGCCGCGCTCGTCGAGATCGAGCGCCTGTGCTTCGGCGCCGACGCGTGGTCTGAGACGCTCGTACGCGCCGAGCTCGATGCACTATCGCGGTCGGTCCTGGTCGCCCGCGAGGAGAGCGTCGTCGTGGGGTACGCGAGCGTGATGGCGACCGGCGATCTCGCCGACCTGCAACGCGTCGCGGTACGACCGGATCGCCGTGGCCGCGGGTACGGTCGGCGGCTGCTCGACGAGGCGATGCGGGTCGCGACGCTCGGTGGTGCCGACCGGATATTGCTCGAGGTGGCCGCCGACAACGGCCCCGCGATCGCCCTGTACCGCGCGGCGGGTTTCGAGGAGCTCGACCGACGCGTTGGGTACTACGGCGCCGGGCGTGACGCGCTCGTCCTCCGGGTCGACCTCGACGCCCGCTGA
- a CDS encoding NmrA family NAD(P)-binding protein: protein MPEQTILVTGATGTMGGAVARQLAGTGTRVRALVRDPDTATLPEGVTTVQGDLSKPGGLEPALVGVDAVFLMWPFLRSAGAGDVLDVIARHARRVVYLSAKGARPDVVDDDNPILRFHGELETAVERSGLEWVMLRPASFASNTLGWGPQFRTGVVRAPFASQPRAMVHEADVAAVAVRALLDDDLVGTRPVLTGPESLTTAEQVSVIAEQLGVAVRYEEIATEVAASNARAAGIPDDLVNALFSTDREFEPQDTTSDVEAITGRRSRSLRDWARDHAEVFVG from the coding sequence ATGCCGGAGCAGACGATCCTCGTCACGGGCGCGACCGGAACCATGGGCGGAGCGGTCGCCCGCCAGCTCGCCGGTACGGGTACCCGGGTACGAGCGTTGGTGCGCGATCCCGATACCGCGACGCTTCCCGAGGGTGTCACAACCGTGCAGGGTGACCTGTCGAAGCCCGGTGGGCTCGAGCCGGCACTGGTCGGCGTCGACGCGGTCTTCCTGATGTGGCCGTTCCTGCGCTCTGCCGGCGCGGGCGACGTACTCGACGTGATTGCCCGACATGCCCGGCGAGTCGTCTACCTGTCGGCCAAGGGCGCGCGGCCCGATGTCGTCGACGACGACAATCCGATCCTGCGCTTCCACGGAGAGCTCGAGACGGCGGTGGAGCGGAGCGGTCTCGAGTGGGTGATGCTGCGACCGGCCAGCTTCGCCAGCAACACATTGGGCTGGGGGCCGCAGTTCCGTACGGGCGTCGTACGTGCGCCGTTCGCGTCGCAACCGCGCGCGATGGTCCACGAGGCAGACGTCGCCGCGGTCGCCGTGCGTGCCTTGCTGGATGACGACCTCGTCGGCACCCGGCCGGTGCTGACCGGACCCGAGTCGCTGACGACCGCCGAACAGGTTTCGGTGATCGCCGAGCAGTTGGGTGTCGCCGTGCGGTACGAGGAGATCGCGACGGAGGTCGCCGCGTCGAACGCCCGCGCGGCCGGGATACCGGACGACCTGGTCAACGCATTGTTCTCGACCGACCGGGAGTTCGAGCCGCAGGACACGACCTCCGACGTCGAGGCGATCACCGGACGTCGATCGAGATCGTTGCGAGATTGGGCCCGCGACCACGCCGAGGTGTTCGTCGGCTGA
- a CDS encoding lysophospholipid acyltransferase family protein, producing MRDLTYPSVIRTAKVAFRLLGLKFQMTGTEHVPRTGGAILAMNHVSYVDFIFGGLAAHPSKRLVRFMAKREVFDHRIAGPVMRSMHHISVDRADGIASYREGVEYARRGEIVGVFPEATISRSMELKEFKTGAVRMAAEAGVPVLPMVLWGTQLIMTKDHPRDLSRGKTLALHVGEPIVPDADDPVGETARVREAMSALLDNAIRAYPVAPEGQWWAPAAYGGTAPTPAEAQRLDREEKRRRAERKAASAT from the coding sequence ATGCGCGATCTCACGTACCCGTCGGTGATCCGGACGGCCAAGGTGGCGTTCCGGCTGCTCGGGCTGAAGTTCCAGATGACCGGCACCGAGCACGTTCCGCGCACCGGCGGCGCGATCCTGGCGATGAACCACGTCAGCTATGTCGACTTCATCTTCGGCGGTCTCGCGGCGCATCCCAGCAAGCGGCTGGTGCGGTTCATGGCGAAGCGCGAGGTGTTCGACCACCGGATCGCCGGGCCGGTCATGCGGTCGATGCACCACATCTCCGTCGACCGGGCCGACGGGATCGCGTCGTACCGCGAGGGTGTCGAGTACGCGCGGCGCGGCGAGATCGTCGGCGTCTTCCCCGAAGCGACGATCAGCCGCTCGATGGAGCTCAAGGAGTTCAAGACCGGCGCGGTACGAATGGCCGCCGAGGCGGGCGTGCCGGTGCTCCCGATGGTGCTCTGGGGCACGCAGCTGATCATGACCAAGGACCATCCACGCGACCTGTCCCGCGGCAAGACCCTCGCGTTGCACGTCGGTGAGCCGATCGTGCCCGACGCCGACGACCCGGTCGGCGAGACCGCGCGCGTACGTGAGGCGATGAGCGCCCTGCTGGACAACGCGATCCGTGCGTACCCGGTCGCGCCCGAGGGCCAATGGTGGGCTCCCGCGGCGTACGGAGGCACCGCGCCGACACCGGCAGAGGCGCAGCGGCTCGACCGGGAGGAGAAGCGCCGGCGCGCGGAACGCAAGGCGGCTTCGGCGACCTGA
- a CDS encoding DUF4349 domain-containing protein — MAGRVHRQVVVRAAALVCAALFGLAACSSSEDGDGGSSAAGDSALEGGAQQERGSDESAARDADAGADGASNDVSTIALEDRAIERRGSLDLTSKDVAAARDSVIDEIEGVGGYVADEQSTTGNDGDLARVHLQLVVPTDSFDEAMASSAGAGSVVSREQSAQDVTEKVVDVDSRVENAKSSLRRIRLLLGRAERLGDVIRLESVLGEREADLESLQAQQKSLEERTTTATVDVSIRPAASAPKPKPVDEDEAGFLAGLGAGWSGLQKAWTGLATVIGAVLPFALVLAIPVAAAVLLVRRAMRRRVATTSEAA; from the coding sequence ATGGCGGGCAGGGTTCATCGACAGGTAGTGGTACGCGCCGCCGCGCTGGTGTGCGCGGCACTGTTCGGGCTCGCGGCATGCTCGAGCAGCGAGGACGGCGACGGCGGTTCGAGCGCGGCCGGCGACTCGGCCCTCGAGGGCGGCGCCCAGCAGGAGCGCGGTTCCGACGAGTCCGCTGCCCGAGACGCCGATGCCGGCGCCGATGGGGCGTCGAACGACGTCTCGACGATCGCACTCGAGGACCGCGCGATCGAACGCCGCGGCAGCCTCGACCTGACCAGCAAGGACGTCGCCGCCGCGCGCGACTCGGTGATCGACGAGATCGAGGGCGTCGGCGGATATGTGGCAGACGAGCAATCGACGACGGGCAACGACGGCGACCTCGCACGGGTGCACCTTCAGCTGGTCGTCCCCACCGACTCGTTCGACGAAGCGATGGCCTCGTCGGCGGGCGCCGGCAGCGTCGTCTCGCGCGAGCAGTCGGCGCAGGACGTCACCGAGAAGGTCGTCGACGTCGACAGCCGGGTCGAGAACGCGAAGTCGAGCCTGCGCCGCATCCGCCTACTGCTCGGCCGCGCGGAGCGCCTCGGCGACGTGATCCGGCTGGAGTCCGTCCTCGGCGAGCGCGAGGCCGACCTGGAGTCGTTGCAGGCGCAGCAGAAGTCGCTCGAGGAGCGTACGACCACCGCCACCGTCGACGTGTCGATCCGACCGGCAGCATCGGCGCCGAAGCCCAAGCCCGTCGACGAGGATGAGGCGGGCTTCCTGGCTGGCCTGGGCGCCGGCTGGTCGGGTCTGCAGAAGGCGTGGACCGGCCTCGCGACGGTCATCGGCGCCGTCCTGCCGTTCGCATTGGTTCTCGCCATCCCGGTCGCGGCGGCGGTCCTGCTGGTACGAAGGGCGATGCGCCGGCGCGTGGCCACTACGTCCGAGGCGGCCTGA